A window of Maioricimonas rarisocia genomic DNA:
GCTCGCGGCCGGCGACTGCGGCGTCGGGGGCCAGGACGTAGATCTCGACACGGCGGTTCTGTTGACGGGTGCCGTCGTTGGTGTTGGACGCCACCGGCTGAAACTTGCTGTAGCCGGCAACTCCCATGCGCGGTTCGTCCACCCCGTACTTCGCCAGCGATTTGACGACCGATGTCGCCCGGTGAGCCGAGAGTTCCCAGTTGGTTTCGTGCCGGGAGCGTGTGCTCGCCTTCTTGATCGGCTGGTCGTCCGTATGGCCGACGACCAGGATGTTGAACTGGCGTGCATCGCCGGAGTTGATGATCTCGGCGAACTCCTCCAGCAGGGCCTGGGCTTCGGGACGAATGCTGTCGCTGCCGGACGCAAACAGCAGATCGCCGTTGAACTTCGAAACGCCCGTGTGCGGATCGAACTCGAAGTCGGGGTACTTGCGGGCCAGCTCTTCGAACCGCAGATTCACGCCACTGGAGAGCGGATTCTTCTGCGTCTGCAGGCTGGCCAGCATGCTGCGGTAGCGGCTGTGCAGTTCCTGACGCTCGGCGGTGAGGTTGTCGAGTCGCTGGTTCGCGATCTGCAGCTGACTTTCGAGCTGCCCGGCAACCTGTTCGAGCTGTTGCTTCTCGGTCGCGAGTTGGCCGGCGAGCTGCTGGGTCTGATTCAGATCGCCAGCCAATGTCTGATTTTGTCGATACATATGCATGGTCCGCAGCTGACTTTGCCGATATTGCCACTGCGGAACGTTGCCACAGCCGCTGCAGACCGCAGCGATCAGTGTCACGCCAATCAACGGAAGCACGCTCAGTCGTGTCGCCATAGGGTCAATCCTCGTGCCCGAAGGGCCAGGCCCCGACGGGGAATCGCCGATGCAGCGATTCCGCTCGAGGCAACTCGAACGCGTCGGACATCCATCCGGACAGACCGGTTGCGTCAACCGGTGAGTGCAAAGGCATGCACTTCCGGTGAGGACGAACCTGTGTTCGCCGGAGGGTGTCGTCTGGTCGGGAATCAGTTGAGATTGAGATGGGGGGGACGTCCAGCGTTGCGTCGGCGGCCGGTCATACACCGGTTGCCGACGTGCGTTTGACGTCCGGGGGCGTTCTATCCGGTTTCCGGGAGAGCGGCCAGCGGAAGCGCAGCGGATTGGGTGGAGATCGGCAGAATCCGCCACAAGTTCGCTCAAGTCGGCCGTCAAAAATGCCGAGGGCGTTTGCTTGACGATCTCCCTCCGACCCCCTAATCTTCGCACGTCGGCGGTCACCCGCCACATAAGCGCCCGTAGCTCAGTTGGTTAGAGTGCATGCTTGACATGCATGAGGTCGCTGGTTCGAGTCCAGCCGGGCGCACTTCTCTTTATCTGCTTGTCTACGCACGGCTTGCGTAGATTAACCCGATCCGGCTTCCGCACCGACCGCCTGCAGGTTGCGGCGTCCTTCTGCCACGGCAGCCCGCCGCAATTTCCCCCCGGTCGCTTCTCCGGCGCGACGGTGAAACCATCGGGTCCTGCGTCTCGGCCCTCCCCTCCTCCGGCACGGTTGCTGGCCGGTGCGAAAGGGCGCCGGCCCAGGTTCCCTGCGTCCCCATTGCCGTCAATGTCCGACACTCTGCGGCGGCTGCAGCAAATTGCACCGCGTCAAAGCGCGGTCGGCAGAATCCGCCGCTCGGTGAGGCACCCTGAAGCATGAGAGCCCCGTTTCGGATGTCCGGCAGGGGGCAGAGGCAGAGTTGGTCTGGTCTCCTGACCGCTGGCGGGTAAAAGTCGTCACTCCGCCGGCTAGACCACGGATCCTCGGAGATCCCATCCACGGCCGGTCACCTGCCTCGAATGCACGATTGCGACGAGACTTTCGACTCTCTGGTCACCCCGACCAACCGTGCGGGCCAACGTCAGGAATGCTGCCAATGCTTGTTCAGGACCCGTTGCAGACGACGCCCATTTCGCTGGTGCTGATCGATCCGAACTGCCTGCTTGTCGAGGCGCTGCCGAAGTGCCTCAGCGATTACGCCAACGTCAGCGTGGTCGGTCGATCACTGAACGTGCCGGACGGGCTGGAATGCCTGCGGCGACAGAAGCCGGATCTCTGCCTGGTCGACTCCGATCTGTATACGAGCGGATTCCGGCAGTTTGCAGACGAACTGTCGGTGCGTCTCGGAGAAACACGGCTGGCGATCTTCGTCGACGAACTTTCGGACGTGCAGCTCGAAACAGCCATCTCGAATCAGGTGCGTGGCTTCCTGTCGCGGAGAGATTCGATCCGCGAGGTGGGCGACAGCCTGACCCGACTGGCCTCCGGAGAAACTGTCGTCTCACGAAACCTCGCCGGTCGACTCGAACGCAATCCGCAGACCGGCGAAGTCCGTGCGATCCGCCGTTCGCAGCTGGAGCGGTTTTCGAACCGGCAGCTCGAAGTGCTCATGCACCTGGCGCGGGGCAGCCGCGTCCGTGAGATCGCCGGCCTCATGCACGTCTCGGAGAAGGCCGTCGAAAGCCACAAATTCCGCATCATGAAGCGGTTGGGAATTCGCGACCGTGTCCAGCTGTGCCGCTGGGCGATCCGCGAAGGCCTGATCGAAGCCTGACGCATCGCAGCACGCGCACGGCAGCAGGACGTGACGCCGGGCAGCGAAATGCTTGCCGATGCGCCGACGTCCTGCAGAGTCCGCATGTCCTGACGTCGCAACCGTCGGGAGACGACGGCGAATCAGCTGCGAGCCAGTGTTCCCACATGCATCTCGGCATCGAGCGGCGGAATCGCCCCCTCTGCCTCGAGCTGAATCGCTTCCTCACGGATCTGCCCGAAGGCATCGTGCAGCTGCGACAGGATGTTCACGGCACTCTCCCAGGCAGCCGGATCGTCGGTCGTGATCTGATCCAGAATGAACACGCACAGCTGCTGGATCCGTTGCGGCACTTCGCCCATTTCGGGAGCGATGCCGTCCAGCAGCAGCAATGTCATCTTCTGCAGCCGCAGCCGCTTGTGGATCAGTTCGCTCGTGTTGCCCTCCTGGGCAAGCCGCGCGCCGTCGCGAGCCGCGTTCAGTGCCGCCGAATAGATGGCGAGCAGCATGTCGATACGGGACCAGGCGTTGCGGGACGCCTTCCGGTAGGCTTGAAGCGGGTTCATCAGCTCTGCTTTCCCTTGCGGAGACCGAATAACAGAATGTGAATCACTGGAGTTGTCGGCCCGGGCATTCGCCGCCTGCCGTGCGACAAGGCATGACGTCGCGGGCCGGCGTAGTCGTCACGAACGATTCGGCGTCGGATTACCCGCCGGCCTGCACCGTCGGCAGCGAGGCGAGTTGTGCTGCCAGGAAGCTGCTCGTCGTCTGCAGCTGGCTCACGGCCGTTTCGAGAGCGAGAAATTCCTGAATCAGTCGTTCCTGCTGTTGTTCGAAGGCCGTCTGCTGCCGGTCGATCGACGCCTGGATACTCTCCTGCTGCTCATCGAACGAATCGTCGATCGACTGGATGCGACCATCGACCGGATCGAGCAGATCATTCAGTGTCGTCTGAAGGCGGGCAGCCAGCCCCTCGGTGACGGTCAGTTCGCCATCGACACCGGCCTGGACCTGACTGGCCGTCAGCGTGACGCGAAGCTGGATGTCGGCAGTGTTCTCGTTGTCGAGTTTGCCGGAGAGCAGTCGACCGCTGCCGGTCGCCTCTTCCGTGACCCCGTCAACAATGAAGAAGCCCTGCACGTCCTTGCCGACCTCGTTTTCGGTGCCGGCGAGTCCCAGATCGGTGACCGCGGATCCACCACGAATCGTCACCTGGGAAACGCTGCCGTACGAGGCAGACGTCAGAGTCAGCTGATTGCTGCCGTCGACACCGGCAACGACCTCCCGGCCGATCATGTCCGGATGGGCGTTGATGACCGATTCGAGTTCGGCCGCGAGTTCCTGCTCGGTGTAGGTCCCATCGGAAAGCGTGACGGAAATCTCCGCGCCATCGATCGTCAGGTCGAGCGTGTTGTTGGAGCTGTCGATCACCGTGCTGGCCGCCAGTGTGTTCGCACCGGTGATCGAAGCCCGTTCGGCCGCCTGAGTGATGTCGACCTGGTACGGCGTGTCGGAGGCTTTGGTCCGCGTGCTGGCGAGCACGAAGTTGATGTTCGAGTTGTTGCTCTCGGCGTTGAGCGCGAACAGGTTGGTGACGTCGTCGGGCGAGATTCCTTCGGCCCGGCCGTTGAGCACGTCCTGGAGCTTCGTCACATTCAGTTCGAGGCGGCCCGTGTCCGTGACGGACACCCCGAGTGCCGTCAGCCGGTTCAGGTTGCCGCTCACCCCCGGCACGACGTCGAGTACCGTGCTGCGAATCGTGTTCTGGATGTCGATGACCGAACGGTTGCCCAGCAGAATGCCGCCGATGTCCGATTCGGGATCGTAGCGGACCTGTTCGTCGACAAAGTCCATCAACGCGTTGTAGGTATCGACGAAATCCTGCAGCGCGGTCACGGCCGACTCGGTGTCGCGCCTGATGTCGACCACGATCGGCTTGGAGGCGTCGGCGGCAAGCAGGTTCAGCGTCACCCCCGAGAGCAATCCTTCGACCTCGTTCGTGTCACTCTCGACGGTGATCGCACCGGCCCCTTCGCCCAGGCTGACGGAGGCATTGGCGGCTGCCTGCACCGGAGTGGCGAAGTCGAAGACCGGCTGCGTGGCGTTGCCGCTCGAGGCGGCCAGGTTGTTGGTGACCGAGATTTCGTTATCGGCACCGGTGTGTTCGGACGAAAGCAGGATGCGATACGGCGTCGAGGATCCGGATCCATCGCGGATGATGCTGGCGGTAACGCCGGCGTCGGCGGCGTTGATTGCGTCCACGAACCCCTGGAGCGTGTTGTTGGACGAGTCGACGGTGATCGTCGATTCCGGACGATCGCCCACCCGCAACGTGAACGTTCCTTCGGTCACAGCCGCGTTGTCGTCGGAGAAGCCCTGGCTGGCCACCTGATGGGCCGCTGCCAGCTGGTTGATGCGGATCTGGTACGTGCCGACCGCTGCATTGCGGGTGGCGGTCGCGATTACGGCCCCTTCATCGCTGACCGAGACACTGCGCTGCTGAAAGACGTTGCTCTGCAGGTTGTTGAGTCGCCCGGCCTGACTGCGGAGGCTGACCAGCTGCGCCTCGAGCCCGCGAAACGCGGTCTGCTCGGTCAGCACTTTGGTTTTGCGGGACTGCAGAATGTCGATCTGATTCTGCTGGATCTGCAGCAGACCTTCGATGATCGACTCGGTATCGATGCCGGTAATCAGCCCGTCAATGGTGGGCATGAGTCTGTCCTCGGTGCTCCGGGGTGTCCCTCGTCAGAAGAGCGGCCGTCCGATCCTCCGGGTGGGGCGAGACCTCAGGCTGCGTGCAGCAACCGGCAGGAACTGCCGGTTACCTTGCGATTCGACTCCGGTCCGAAAGAAGTGCCGCCCTGCAGAGTTTGATCGGCAATTCGGTGGCCCGGTCGTCGGTCCGTCCGGCAGGAAGAAGAACGACCGCCGGGGCTGGAACCAAGCCGGTCAGCCCGCGGCGGTCGGTTGATCATGACGGAAACTGTCAGATGCTCAGGCTTACTGCAGCAGCGACAGGACGAGCTGCGACTGCTGGTTGGCGTTCCCCAGAACCGAGGTACCGGCCTGGACGAGCACCTGCTGACGCGTGAAGTTCGCGATTTCGGACGCGAAGTCCGTATCCCGAATCACCGACTCCGCGTTGACGGTGTTCTCGAGGGTCGTCCGCAGGTTGTTGGCGGTCGATTCCAGCGTGTTCTGCTGGAACGCACCGAGCGTACCACGGGCGTTGGTGATGTCGTCGATCGCGGCATCGATGACGGCGATCGCGTCCTGGGCCTTGGTGGCCGAGGTGACGTCGACGTCGTTGAGGCTGGCAAACTGGTTGCCGGCAACCCCCACACCCAGTGAGGTCGGATTGACCTTGTCGATGGCAATTTCGGCAGTCTGGTTGGCGTTCGGGCCAACCTGGAACTGCAGGGCGTTGTCGGAGATCGAAACGTTGCCGTTGGCACCGTTGACCGTCTGCGTCGAGTCGGCCGGGTCGGCACCGATCGTGATCACCAGACCTTCGGTCACGCCACTGGTGGCGGTGACGACGTTGCCGACGCCCGTGAACGTGTTCGCACCGATCGTGGCGATGGCGTTCACGCCGGTGTCGGTCTGTTCCGACGTCGTGAAGCCGGCACTGTTGGCACCCGACTGGTTCGACACGACACTGATCGACGCGGCCGTGCCGAACGCTTCGGTCCGCAGGCGGATACCGGTGCCGGCACCGTCGTCTTCGGCAACCACGCCGGTCTGGGCGGTGAACTCGTTAATCCGGTTCTGGACTTCCACCCGGGTCAGTCCGGAGTTGAGCGTGATGCTCACGTCGTTGATGGTCAGGGTTTCATCCTGGGCCAGCGTACCGGCGGCCAGTGCCGTCGTCGTATCGACATAGGCACGCTCGGCACGGGTGCCGACGCTGACGGCGTAGGTGCCGGCAGCCGTGTCGGCGGTCGCCTTCAGAACGCTGATGTCGGTGTCCGTCGCCGTTCCCGTCACACCGGCGCTGCCGTCGAGCAGCTTCTTCGTGCCGAACTGCGTGTTGTTCGCGATTCGGTTGATGGTGTCCAGGGCGTTTGAGATTTCGGCCTGGTTGGCGGCGAGGGCGTCGGTGTCGTTGACGCCGGCGTTCGCCGAGTCAAGCGCCAGACTCCGCACCTTCACGAGCAGCGAGTTGATCTCGTTGAGAGCCCCTTCGGCGGTCTGCACGAGCGAGACAGCCTTTTCGGAGTTCTCGATCGCCTGCTCGAGGCCGGCGATCTGAGCCCGCTGCTTCTCGGAGATGACCAGCGCGGCGGGGCCATCGGCACCCCGGTTGATCTTCAGACCGGACGAGAGTCGTTCGACCGACTTCGCCAGATTGTTGGACGACCGCGTCAGGTTGTGCTGAGCGTTAAGTGAAGAAACGTTGTTCGCAAGGACAAGTGCCATTCGTCAATCCCCTTCGGCTGTGAGAGTGTTCCTGGTCCGTTACCGTAGTCTGGTCCAAGAATCCATCCGCTGTTGAAGCGAATCCGTCCAAAGTTGTGAATCGTGAAGCGTGCTTCCCGAATGGCGCTCCCTAGAAGGGAATCCTCTCCGCCGTTCGCTCTGCCGCGTCCCGGGTCAGTAACTCGCCACTGGCCAGTTTGGTTCGTGCCGCCTCGATCACCTCCTGACGAACGTCCGGAAGATCTCGAACTCTGGCGACCAGCTCGTTCAGCTGCGCGTCGTATCCGTTCAGCGACTGATTGGCAGCGGTACCACCGGGACCACCACTCCCATCCGTCGCCCCCGCCTCCCCGCTCCGCCGGGACGAAACGCGAGACGCGTCCGCCGTGGGGCGAAACTTGTGCGGGTCCATGTGCAGCTTGCGGATCTCCATCGTTCCTCTTTCCCTGTAAAGCGAGTCACCTTCGTTATCGAAGGGGCTTCCACGGACTTGCCGGGAAAATTGACTGCAATTCACTTCGGCATTCGGACGATGAGACTGTAGCGGTGAGGTAGAGTTTGCGGCCTGGGAAACCCTTACGGCCGACCGGATCGTCCAATGCCACCTGAAAACGACCTGCAGCACGACACAATGCCCGGCAGACGCCCCCAATCCTGGGGGAGGTCTCTGCTGACGGTCTCGATTGCTGTCGTCTCGCTGATTGCCGGCGGCATTGCCGGAGGACTCGTCCTCCAGCGGCAGAGATCAATGCAAGATGGCGAATCGGCAGAATCTGCCGATTCCTCCGATCAGACGGCCAACGATCCTCTGGGGCTCTCCCGCACTGCTTCGTCACAGGCAGCCGCTGCTCCGGAGGAGAGTCCGGTCGACGGAATGCAGGCCGGCACTTCGTCACCCCTGCAGCCCGGAACGCCGAACGACGAGATTTCGGCCGATGAGCGTCTTGCCGAACTGATCGAAAACGCCGGTCCTGAGGGATTCGATGCTCAGGCCGTTGCGAACATGTTGCAGCGTGCCGACGAACACCTCGTCGAAACCAGCTACGCGGTTGCCCTGAGGATGTACCAGGAGCTGCTTCCGCGGACGTCCGGTGCCGTCAACATTCACGTCCGGTTTCGCCTCGCGCTCTGTGCGGAAGTCCTGGACGATACGTCCACTGCCCTGGAGCAGTACCAGACGGTCGTCTCCGCGAACGCCGACCCGGTGCTGACGCGTCTGGCCCGGCTGGGACAGGTCCGCATCTGGGAAAGTAACGACCGGCTCGATGTCGCGATTGCGGCACTCTATCGCGAGATTGTCACTCAGTCGGACGCGGCCCCCAGTTCGGCCGGCATCGACGAGGCCCTGCATCAGCTCGGTCACTGTCTGAGTCGGCGGGCCGCGACGGGCATCACGGCCGATCCCCTCGACCCGGCGCACCTGATCACGCCACGTCCGGTCGTCATGCCGGCCGAGTTGCTCGCGCTGACCCGACAATCGAACGCCGGAAAAGTGCCACAGAGGCCGGAAGAACTGACGGTCACGCAGCGGCTCGCACCGTTTGCCGAATCGGTCTTCCTGAAGGTGCGCTACCATCAGCGGTCGGTGGCCGACGTGTTTCGCGCCATGGTCACCGCAAGCGGCTGGGCACCTGAAGTGACTCCCGACGCCGTCGCCCGCATGGTGGGACGTTCTATCAGCATCGACGCGCCCGAACTGAGTCTGGCGTTTCTGCTCGACTCGACACTGGAGCCGTTTGGACTGGCCTGGAAACTGACGGGCAATCGCATCGTCGTCTTCGAACCGCAGGACGTGACCAGCCCCGAAGAGCTGCAGCGACGACGGATCGTAGCCGCCCGGGCGTTGCAGTATGCGGTGACCAACGCCCCCGACCACTCGTGGTCATCGGTTTCCTACATGATGCTGGGCGAACTGGCGGCCAGTTCCGGCCATGCCGCCGACGCCCTGAGGATTTTCCGTCAGGCAACCCGTCTGTTCCCGCGTTCGACGTCGATTACCGAAGCCTGGTTCAACCTGGGCAAGGTCCAGCTTCAGCTGGGCGATCACGAGGGAGCCCTCGAAACGTTCTACCAGGCTGTCGACAACGTCGAAACGCATCCGATGGAGCGGATCGCCTATCTGCACATCGGCCGGATCCTGCTGGAGCGGGACGAAGCACGGAAGGCCGTGATGCCGCTGCGTCGCGCTCTGGCGCTCAACGAGGGAACCGATCAGGAAGCGGTTGCCGCCATGATGCTCTCCAGCGCCTACCTGATGCTCGGGAACCCGCGCGGGGCCAACTCGGTCCTCATGTCCCGCCGCGATCTGCTGCGTGACCGCGACGTGCGCGACCAGGCGGCGTTTCTGGCAAGCCTCATCCGCTACCGGGCCGCCGGCGATCCGCTGATCAGGCAGCGCGAAGCGGTCACCCTGATCACGGCACTGACGCACGCGGACCCGGCCGCGATGTTCGGCGGTCACTGGTGGATTCTCGTGGGAGAAGCATTCCGGGATGTCGGCATGGCTGTCGAGGAAGTCAGTCTGTACGAGCACTGCGTCCGGACGACCTACCGCTTTCCCCTGCGGGACCAGATTCTGCTCATCCTTGCGGAGCGAAGGCTCCAGCAGGGAAACAGCATCGATACGAAGCAACTGCTGGAAGCTTTGTCGACGGACAGTCTGCTGGACGCCTCACACGTCGCCGAGATCATGCTCGCCGAAGTCGCCTTCTCAGCCGGCGACCCGCAATTGACCATCGACCGGTGCGGGATGCTGCTCGACCGCGACAACCTGCCGGAAGCGGTCCGACCGCAGGTCCTGCGTCTGATGGGACGGGCCTATCAGGCACAGGGTGATCACCAGTCGGCGATCTACTGTTTCTCGGGACTGGTTCCCGGGACGCTCAAGCGGGGCGGTCCCCTGCCCTCGGCTCAACAGCTGGAGGTGGTGCGATGATCCGTCTGCAATGGAGAAAACATTCCGTGTCACCTCTATGCCGGGTCGCCCGTGTACACCAGGCGCTGCGACCGGTCGCGGCGATCGGAGCCGTGTCGACCGGGCTGTTCCTGGGTACGGCACTGATCTCGGCCGGAGCCGAGCCTGTCCCGGCTCCGCCGGCATCCGACGAGCCGGTCAACGTCGTGCCGCTGTTTCTTCCCCCCAAGCCGACCGAAGATCCTTCCCGAACGCGTCCGGACACTGTCAGGCTCTTGCCGCCGGTGGCGGGAAATGGCGGTTCCGACCGGGTCTCGCGGATCGACCCCGAAGTCGACCGGGCACAGGAATCGGAGGGACCGGCGGTGCCGCTGTTGACCCCGACGCCCCCCGCGGCGGCCGCGGATGCCCCCCCGGAACAGCGCCCCTCCAACCCGATCGTGCAGCGGGCGGAAATGCTCCAGCGCGACAAGGAACAGCGATTCGACCGTCTGCGGGGACAACTCGAAGACCTGATCGAAAAGTGGGAAGAGCAGCAGAAGCAGCTTCGCGAACAGCAGGCGCAGATGCAGGCTCAGAAAGCGGCGGCTCCGCCGACGGAAATGACACCCGCTCAATCCCCCGGCTCTCAGAAACCGTTACGGACCGATGAACCGGGTACGCAGACAACTGGGCCCGATGCGGATGCGTCGAACGATTCAGCGGCGTCTGAAGCCACACAGACGGCAGAAGCGCCGTCGCAGCTCCCTCCGCAACCGGGTGCTGACAGTACGCAAGTAGAGCAACGCCCCTCCGCCGTTCCCCTGCCACCTCCGGCGGGGAACGATCCCACCGGAATGTCGGGCATCGAGGGACCCTTCGCCGATTCGGTCGTCGCAGAAGGGCCGATCGACCGGCTCGGCCTGGCAGACAGCCTCTTCGCATCCGGCGAGAATGCTCTGGCTCTGGAACTGTACCGCCAGCTCGAAACCAGCGGCGACGGTCTCGAAGCACACGACCGTTACTGGGTTCGGTACCAGATCGGCTGTTGTTACCGCCGGCTCAATAACATCGACGAAGCACAGAAGTGGTATCGCGGCGTTGTCGCCGACAAAGAGGCCGGCTGGGTCGGCGAACTGGCACGATGGTGGCTCGACCATCTCGAGGAACGTTTCCGCATGCGTGGTGATGCTCAAACATTGCAGCAGACCATGCAGGCACTGGAGAAACAGGTCAATGAGCAACTCAATGCAGCAAACTGAACAGGCGCTGGTCGTCCGGTTGCGGGCGATGGGCGATCAGTATCGCCGTGCACTGTCGATCGTCGAAGGCCTGTCCGGAGACGCGGCCGGGCAGTCGCCGGGCGATCTCGACACCCTGCAACAGGTGATGCGTGACCTGGGACGCATGGAGGCGGAGATCGCTCCATTGCGCGATCAGTGGCGATCGTGGCAGAAGCGTCCCGGTAGCGAACTCGCTGCCGAAGTCGCCGGACAGGAAGAGCTCCTCAAGAGCCTGATCACACGTGTCGGTGGCGTCGAGCGGGCGTTGATCGAGCGACGGGGACAACTGCTGCCCGACGTCGATGCCGCCGTCCGTCGACAGCAGATGCGCAAGGCCTACGGCCACTCCGGCCGCCGCGGAACCGTCCCCGGCTGAACGGTCCACTGACGCACGCCCGGCAAGTCCCGGTTCTGCTGGCGCA
This region includes:
- a CDS encoding flagellar protein FliS, which produces MNPLQAYRKASRNAWSRIDMLLAIYSAALNAARDGARLAQEGNTSELIHKRLRLQKMTLLLLDGIAPEMGEVPQRIQQLCVFILDQITTDDPAAWESAVNILSQLHDAFGQIREEAIQLEAEGAIPPLDAEMHVGTLARS
- a CDS encoding tetratricopeptide repeat protein, with translation MPPENDLQHDTMPGRRPQSWGRSLLTVSIAVVSLIAGGIAGGLVLQRQRSMQDGESAESADSSDQTANDPLGLSRTASSQAAAAPEESPVDGMQAGTSSPLQPGTPNDEISADERLAELIENAGPEGFDAQAVANMLQRADEHLVETSYAVALRMYQELLPRTSGAVNIHVRFRLALCAEVLDDTSTALEQYQTVVSANADPVLTRLARLGQVRIWESNDRLDVAIAALYREIVTQSDAAPSSAGIDEALHQLGHCLSRRAATGITADPLDPAHLITPRPVVMPAELLALTRQSNAGKVPQRPEELTVTQRLAPFAESVFLKVRYHQRSVADVFRAMVTASGWAPEVTPDAVARMVGRSISIDAPELSLAFLLDSTLEPFGLAWKLTGNRIVVFEPQDVTSPEELQRRRIVAARALQYAVTNAPDHSWSSVSYMMLGELAASSGHAADALRIFRQATRLFPRSTSITEAWFNLGKVQLQLGDHEGALETFYQAVDNVETHPMERIAYLHIGRILLERDEARKAVMPLRRALALNEGTDQEAVAAMMLSSAYLMLGNPRGANSVLMSRRDLLRDRDVRDQAAFLASLIRYRAAGDPLIRQREAVTLITALTHADPAAMFGGHWWILVGEAFRDVGMAVEEVSLYEHCVRTTYRFPLRDQILLILAERRLQQGNSIDTKQLLEALSTDSLLDASHVAEIMLAEVAFSAGDPQLTIDRCGMLLDRDNLPEAVRPQVLRLMGRAYQAQGDHQSAIYCFSGLVPGTLKRGGPLPSAQQLEVVR
- a CDS encoding flagellin N-terminal helical domain-containing protein, translating into MALVLANNVSSLNAQHNLTRSSNNLAKSVERLSSGLKINRGADGPAALVISEKQRAQIAGLEQAIENSEKAVSLVQTAEGALNEINSLLVKVRSLALDSANAGVNDTDALAANQAEISNALDTINRIANNTQFGTKKLLDGSAGVTGTATDTDISVLKATADTAAGTYAVSVGTRAERAYVDTTTALAAGTLAQDETLTINDVSITLNSGLTRVEVQNRINEFTAQTGVVAEDDGAGTGIRLRTEAFGTAASISVVSNQSGANSAGFTTSEQTDTGVNAIATIGANTFTGVGNVVTATSGVTEGLVITIGADPADSTQTVNGANGNVSISDNALQFQVGPNANQTAEIAIDKVNPTSLGVGVAGNQFASLNDVDVTSATKAQDAIAVIDAAIDDITNARGTLGAFQQNTLESTANNLRTTLENTVNAESVIRDTDFASEIANFTRQQVLVQAGTSVLGNANQQSQLVLSLLQ
- a CDS encoding response regulator transcription factor, translating into MLVQDPLQTTPISLVLIDPNCLLVEALPKCLSDYANVSVVGRSLNVPDGLECLRRQKPDLCLVDSDLYTSGFRQFADELSVRLGETRLAIFVDELSDVQLETAISNQVRGFLSRRDSIREVGDSLTRLASGETVVSRNLAGRLERNPQTGEVRAIRRSQLERFSNRQLEVLMHLARGSRVREIAGLMHVSEKAVESHKFRIMKRLGIRDRVQLCRWAIREGLIEA
- a CDS encoding OmpA/MotB family protein, producing the protein MATRLSVLPLIGVTLIAAVCSGCGNVPQWQYRQSQLRTMHMYRQNQTLAGDLNQTQQLAGQLATEKQQLEQVAGQLESQLQIANQRLDNLTAERQELHSRYRSMLASLQTQKNPLSSGVNLRFEELARKYPDFEFDPHTGVSKFNGDLLFASGSDSIRPEAQALLEEFAEIINSGDARQFNILVVGHTDDQPIKKASTRSRHETNWELSAHRATSVVKSLAKYGVDEPRMGVAGYSKFQPVASNTNDGTRQQNRRVEIYVLAPDAAVAGREPATIQR
- the fliD gene encoding flagellar filament capping protein FliD codes for the protein MPTIDGLITGIDTESIIEGLLQIQQNQIDILQSRKTKVLTEQTAFRGLEAQLVSLRSQAGRLNNLQSNVFQQRSVSVSDEGAVIATATRNAAVGTYQIRINQLAAAHQVASQGFSDDNAAVTEGTFTLRVGDRPESTITVDSSNNTLQGFVDAINAADAGVTASIIRDGSGSSTPYRILLSSEHTGADNEISVTNNLAASSGNATQPVFDFATPVQAAANASVSLGEGAGAITVESDTNEVEGLLSGVTLNLLAADASKPIVVDIRRDTESAVTALQDFVDTYNALMDFVDEQVRYDPESDIGGILLGNRSVIDIQNTIRSTVLDVVPGVSGNLNRLTALGVSVTDTGRLELNVTKLQDVLNGRAEGISPDDVTNLFALNAESNNSNINFVLASTRTKASDTPYQVDITQAAERASITGANTLAASTVIDSSNNTLDLTIDGAEISVTLSDGTYTEQELAAELESVINAHPDMIGREVVAGVDGSNQLTLTSASYGSVSQVTIRGGSAVTDLGLAGTENEVGKDVQGFFIVDGVTEEATGSGRLLSGKLDNENTADIQLRVTLTASQVQAGVDGELTVTEGLAARLQTTLNDLLDPVDGRIQSIDDSFDEQQESIQASIDRQQTAFEQQQERLIQEFLALETAVSQLQTTSSFLAAQLASLPTVQAGG